From Pseudomonas alcaligenes, a single genomic window includes:
- the ispF gene encoding 2-C-methyl-D-erythritol 2,4-cyclodiphosphate synthase encodes MRIGHGYDVHRFGEGDFITLGGVRIPHKFGLIAHSDGDVLLHALSDALLGAAALGDIGKHFPDTDPTFKGADSRALLRHVVGLIHAKGYVVGNVDGTIVAQAPKMAPHIETMRALIAADLQVELDQVNVKATTTEKLGFTGREEGIAVHAVALLVKA; translated from the coding sequence ATGCGTATCGGCCATGGCTACGACGTGCACCGCTTCGGCGAGGGCGATTTCATCACCCTCGGCGGCGTGCGCATTCCCCACAAGTTCGGCCTGATCGCCCATTCCGATGGCGATGTGCTGCTGCATGCGCTCAGCGATGCGCTGCTCGGCGCCGCGGCGCTGGGCGATATCGGCAAGCACTTTCCCGATACCGACCCGACTTTCAAGGGCGCCGACAGCCGTGCTCTGCTGCGCCATGTGGTCGGCCTGATCCACGCCAAAGGCTATGTGGTCGGCAACGTCGACGGCACTATCGTCGCCCAGGCGCCGAAGATGGCGCCGCATATCGAGACCATGCGCGCTCTGATCGCCGCCGACCTGCAGGTCGAGCTGGATCAGGTCAACGTCAAGGCCACTACCACCGAGAAGCTCGGCTTTACCGGTCGTGAGGAAGGCATTGCGGTACACGCAGTGGCGCTGTTGGTGAAGGCATGA
- the fghA gene encoding S-formylglutathione hydrolase, which yields MSLEIVSSNKSCGGWHKRYRHRSTALNCDMVFAVYLPPQAEQGAKLPVLYWLSGLTCTDENFMQKAGAQKLAAELGLIIVAPDTSPRGEGVPDDANKAWDFGLGAGFYLNATQEPWARHYRMYDYVVQELPALIEANFPVSDKRGISGHSMGGHGALICALKNPGRYQSVSAFSPISNPLNCPWGEKAFSHYLGDDRSRWREWDACVLLAEASEKLPILVDQGDRDDFLEVQLKPQALQAAAKAAEHPLTLRLQPGYDHSYYFIASFIDDHLRHHAAALL from the coding sequence ATGAGCTTGGAAATCGTTTCCAGCAACAAGAGCTGTGGCGGCTGGCACAAGCGCTATCGCCACCGCTCCACCGCGCTCAACTGCGACATGGTGTTCGCCGTATACCTGCCGCCGCAGGCGGAGCAGGGCGCCAAGCTGCCAGTGCTGTACTGGTTGAGTGGGCTGACCTGCACCGACGAGAACTTTATGCAGAAGGCCGGCGCACAGAAGCTCGCCGCCGAGCTCGGCCTGATCATAGTGGCGCCGGACACCAGCCCGCGCGGCGAAGGCGTGCCGGATGACGCCAACAAGGCCTGGGACTTCGGCCTCGGCGCCGGTTTCTACCTCAACGCCACCCAGGAACCCTGGGCGCGCCACTACCGCATGTACGACTACGTGGTGCAGGAGCTGCCGGCGCTGATCGAGGCCAACTTCCCGGTATCAGACAAGCGTGGCATCAGCGGCCACTCCATGGGCGGTCACGGGGCGCTGATCTGCGCGCTGAAGAACCCAGGGCGCTACCAGTCGGTCTCGGCTTTCTCGCCGATCAGCAACCCGCTCAACTGCCCCTGGGGTGAGAAGGCGTTCTCCCACTACCTGGGCGATGACCGTTCGCGCTGGCGCGAGTGGGACGCCTGCGTGCTGCTGGCCGAGGCGAGCGAGAAGCTGCCGATCCTGGTCGACCAGGGCGATCGCGACGACTTCCTTGAAGTCCAGCTCAAGCCCCAGGCCCTGCAGGCCGCGGCCAAGGCTGCCGAGCATCCGCTGACCCTGCGCCTGCAGCCGGGTTACGACCACAGCTATTACTTCATCGCCAGCTTTATCGACGACCATCTGCGCCATCATGCGGCGGCGCTTTTGTAG
- a CDS encoding S-(hydroxymethyl)glutathione dehydrogenase/class III alcohol dehydrogenase, producing MIKSRAAVAFGPNQPLKIVEVDVAPPKAGEVLVRIVATGVCHTDAYTLSGADSEGVFPSILGHEGGGIVEAVGEGVTSVQVGDHVIPLYTAECRECKFCKSGKTNLCQKVRATQGKGLMPDGTSRFSYNGEPIYHYMGCSTFSEYTVLPEISLAVIPKDAPLEKVCLLGCGVTTGIGAVLNTAKVEEGATVAIFGLGGIGLAAIIGAKMAKASRIIAIDINPAKFDVARELGATDFVNPKDHAKPIQDVIIEMTDGGVDYSFECVGNVQLMRAALECAHKGWGESVIIGVAGAGQEISTRPFQLVTGRVWRGSAFGGVKGRTELPSYVEKSQKGEIPLDTFITHTMGLDEINTAFDLMHEGKSIRTVIHF from the coding sequence ATGATCAAGTCCCGTGCCGCCGTCGCGTTCGGCCCCAATCAGCCGCTCAAGATCGTCGAAGTGGACGTCGCTCCGCCGAAGGCCGGTGAAGTGCTGGTGCGCATCGTCGCCACCGGCGTATGCCACACCGACGCCTACACCCTGTCCGGTGCCGACTCCGAGGGCGTGTTTCCATCGATCCTCGGTCACGAGGGGGGCGGCATCGTCGAGGCGGTGGGCGAGGGCGTGACCTCGGTGCAGGTCGGCGACCACGTGATCCCGCTGTACACGGCCGAATGCCGCGAGTGCAAATTCTGCAAATCCGGCAAGACCAACCTGTGCCAGAAAGTCCGCGCCACCCAGGGCAAGGGCCTGATGCCGGACGGCACCAGCCGCTTCAGCTACAACGGCGAGCCGATCTACCACTACATGGGCTGCTCGACCTTTTCCGAGTACACCGTGCTGCCGGAAATCTCCCTGGCGGTGATCCCGAAGGACGCGCCGCTGGAGAAGGTCTGCCTGCTCGGCTGCGGCGTCACCACCGGCATTGGCGCCGTGCTCAACACCGCCAAGGTGGAAGAGGGCGCCACCGTGGCGATCTTCGGCCTGGGCGGCATCGGCCTGGCGGCGATCATCGGCGCCAAGATGGCCAAAGCCAGCCGCATCATCGCCATCGACATCAACCCGGCCAAGTTCGACGTGGCCCGCGAGCTGGGCGCGACCGACTTCGTCAATCCCAAAGACCACGCCAAGCCGATCCAGGACGTGATCATCGAGATGACCGATGGCGGTGTCGACTACAGCTTCGAGTGCGTCGGCAACGTGCAGCTGATGCGCGCGGCGCTGGAGTGCGCGCACAAGGGCTGGGGCGAGAGTGTGATCATCGGCGTGGCCGGTGCCGGCCAGGAGATCAGCACCCGTCCGTTCCAACTGGTGACCGGGCGCGTCTGGCGCGGTTCGGCCTTCGGCGGCGTCAAGGGTCGTACCGAGCTGCCGAGCTACGTCGAAAAGTCGCAGAAGGGCGAGATCCCGCTGGACACCTTCATCACCCACACCATGGGCCTGGACGAGATCAACACCGCCTTCGACCTTATGCACGAAGGCAAGAGCATCCGTACCGTTATCCACTTCTAA
- a CDS encoding LysR substrate-binding domain-containing protein has translation MSNWEGLDEFVAVAECGRFAAAAQRLGLSTSQVSRQVARLEERLQTRLFYRSTRKVALTEAGQTFLQHCQRLQDAREEALRAVGDLAGEPKGLLRMTCAVAYGERFVVPLVNEFMQRHPQLRVEIELSNQTLDLLQGGFDLAIRLGRLHDSRLVATRLAPRVMHLCAAPAYLERYGRPHSLSELARHNCLVGSSDSWSFQQDGRELNTRVQGNWRCNSGEAVLDAALRGFGLCQLPDYYVQAHLRSGALVDLLEQHRPPHTAVWALYPQQRHLSPKVRQLVELLKEGLAQRPEYQQLG, from the coding sequence ATGAGCAACTGGGAAGGTCTGGACGAGTTCGTCGCGGTCGCCGAATGCGGCCGCTTCGCCGCTGCCGCGCAACGCCTGGGGCTGTCCACCTCGCAGGTCAGTCGCCAGGTGGCGCGCCTCGAGGAGCGCCTGCAGACCCGCCTGTTCTACCGCAGCACACGCAAGGTGGCGCTGACCGAAGCCGGGCAGACCTTCCTGCAGCACTGCCAGCGTCTGCAGGACGCCCGCGAGGAAGCCCTGCGCGCGGTCGGTGATCTGGCCGGCGAGCCCAAGGGGTTGCTGCGCATGACCTGCGCCGTGGCCTATGGCGAGCGCTTCGTGGTGCCGCTGGTCAACGAGTTCATGCAGCGCCATCCGCAGCTGCGGGTGGAGATCGAACTGAGCAACCAGACCCTCGACCTGCTGCAGGGCGGCTTCGACCTGGCCATCCGCCTCGGCCGCCTGCACGACTCGCGCCTGGTGGCCACCCGCCTGGCGCCGCGGGTCATGCACCTGTGCGCGGCACCAGCCTACCTGGAGCGCTATGGCCGGCCGCATTCGCTGTCGGAGCTGGCGCGGCACAACTGCCTGGTCGGCAGCAGCGACAGCTGGAGCTTCCAGCAGGACGGTCGCGAACTGAACACGCGGGTACAGGGCAACTGGCGCTGCAACAGCGGCGAGGCCGTGCTCGACGCTGCTCTGCGTGGCTTCGGCCTGTGCCAGCTGCCCGACTACTACGTGCAGGCACACCTGCGCAGCGGTGCGCTGGTCGACCTGCTGGAGCAGCACCGGCCGCCACATACGGCGGTATGGGCGCTGTATCCGCAGCAACGGCACCTGTCACCCAAGGTGCGCCAGCTGGTCGAGCTCTTGAAGGAAGGCTTGGCGCAGCGGCCGGAGTATCAGCAGCTCGGTTGA
- a CDS encoding SOS response-associated peptidase, with amino-acid sequence MSGRYALFRWSQSLATLPGFPAGQAPHWNLSPGNQVLFLRHVGGELQAASGRWGLTPPWLDDLSKAPAHARAETLATQPMFREAFRQRRCLLPANGFYEWRGELRKRPFWLTGEGSLLHFAALWEAYPAGDQVYLSVAMITQPAAHLRRPLLLDEAQQQAWLAADTPLAELNALLLTPTPALRERVLANLVNDPKFDAPECLTPA; translated from the coding sequence ATGAGTGGACGTTACGCCCTGTTTCGCTGGTCGCAGAGCCTGGCCACCTTGCCCGGTTTCCCTGCCGGGCAGGCGCCGCACTGGAACCTCTCGCCGGGCAACCAGGTGCTGTTTCTGCGCCACGTCGGCGGCGAGCTGCAGGCTGCCAGCGGCCGCTGGGGGCTGACCCCGCCCTGGCTCGACGACCTGAGCAAGGCGCCGGCCCATGCCCGGGCGGAAACCCTCGCCACGCAGCCGATGTTCCGTGAGGCATTCCGCCAGCGTCGCTGCCTGCTGCCGGCCAATGGCTTCTACGAGTGGCGCGGTGAGCTGCGCAAACGGCCGTTCTGGCTGACCGGCGAGGGCAGCCTGCTGCACTTCGCTGCGCTGTGGGAGGCCTATCCGGCGGGCGATCAGGTTTACCTGAGCGTGGCCATGATTACCCAGCCCGCCGCTCACCTGCGCCGGCCCTTGCTGCTCGACGAAGCGCAGCAGCAAGCCTGGCTGGCTGCCGACACGCCGCTGGCGGAGCTCAATGCCTTGCTGCTGACGCCGACTCCGGCGCTGCGCGAGCGGGTGCTGGCCAATCTGGTCAACGATCCCAAGTTCGATGCGCCGGAGTGCCTGACGCCGGCCTGA
- a CDS encoding putative signal transducing protein, producing MQRIYEPQDLLEAELLLGMLASEGVDAHLTGRHLLGAIGELPALGLLGLLVQDDDAEHARRLIAAYNAAAPLPGDEPDACPGVLLC from the coding sequence ATGCAGCGCATCTACGAGCCGCAGGATCTGCTGGAAGCCGAGCTGCTGCTGGGCATGCTGGCCAGCGAAGGGGTGGACGCGCATCTCACCGGGCGCCACCTGCTCGGCGCCATCGGCGAGCTACCAGCGCTGGGGCTGCTCGGCTTGCTGGTGCAGGACGACGATGCCGAGCACGCACGCCGGCTGATCGCCGCGTACAATGCCGCCGCGCCGCTGCCCGGCGATGAGCCGGATGCCTGCCCCGGAGTGTTGCTCTGTTAG
- a CDS encoding CPXCG motif-containing cysteine-rich protein: MLEAQTYQCPYCGEPAEALLDLSAGDQEYIEDCPVCCRPIIFDLRTDGDDWSLDVRTEND, encoded by the coding sequence ATGCTGGAAGCACAGACGTATCAATGCCCCTATTGCGGCGAACCGGCCGAGGCGCTGCTCGACCTGTCCGCCGGTGACCAGGAGTACATCGAGGATTGCCCGGTGTGCTGCCGGCCGATCATCTTCGATCTGCGCACCGATGGCGACGACTGGTCGCTGGATGTGCGCACGGAGAACGACTGA
- a CDS encoding 1-acyl-sn-glycerol-3-phosphate acyltransferase translates to MGEFDSIRPYADHEVPAVLARLLADPTFLGTLTRFRFPRLAGAFGWLLKPLIAHRLRQQLADVNSVNALQERIEPYVDRTIEHATDGVTYSGLEQLKPGSAYLFLANHRDIVMDPAFVNYAVYHAGLPTPRIAIGDNLLQRPFVSDLMRLNKSFIVHRNLAGRREKLAAFQLLSAYINHSIRTDGQSIWIAQAEGRAKDGDDRTDSAILKMFHMSRKDEPFTEVLDSLNLIPVSISYEYDPCDLAKARELSIRASSGSYEKAPGEDDASIALGITGYKGRVHVHFGSQVSTGFEDAKQLAALMDRHILTGYRLFPVHYLAYAEWDERDAELNIAPLEQLFPAAEIQRARGEWQRRLDVCPAEQRPWLIRQYATPVRNQYRIKAGLPL, encoded by the coding sequence ATGGGCGAATTCGATTCCATCCGACCCTACGCCGACCACGAAGTCCCCGCCGTCCTGGCCCGCCTGCTGGCCGATCCGACTTTTCTCGGAACCCTGACGCGCTTCCGCTTCCCGCGCCTGGCCGGTGCATTCGGCTGGCTGCTCAAACCTCTTATAGCCCATCGGCTGCGCCAGCAGCTGGCCGATGTGAATTCGGTGAACGCGCTGCAGGAGCGGATCGAGCCCTATGTCGACCGCACCATCGAGCACGCCACCGACGGCGTGACCTACTCCGGCCTGGAGCAGCTCAAGCCGGGCAGCGCCTACCTGTTCCTCGCCAACCACCGCGACATCGTGATGGATCCGGCCTTCGTCAACTACGCGGTGTACCACGCCGGGCTGCCGACGCCGCGCATCGCCATCGGCGACAACCTGCTGCAACGCCCCTTCGTCAGCGACCTGATGCGCCTGAACAAGAGCTTCATCGTGCACCGCAACCTGGCCGGGCGCCGCGAGAAACTGGCGGCCTTCCAGTTGCTGTCGGCCTATATCAACCATTCGATCCGCACTGACGGCCAGTCGATCTGGATCGCCCAGGCCGAGGGCCGCGCCAAGGACGGTGACGACCGCACCGACTCGGCGATCCTCAAGATGTTCCACATGAGCCGCAAGGACGAACCCTTCACCGAGGTGCTCGACTCGCTCAACCTGATCCCGGTATCGATCAGCTACGAGTACGACCCCTGCGACCTGGCCAAGGCCCGCGAGCTGTCGATCCGCGCCAGCAGCGGCAGCTACGAGAAGGCACCGGGCGAGGACGACGCCAGCATCGCCCTCGGCATTACCGGCTACAAGGGCCGCGTCCATGTGCACTTCGGCAGCCAGGTGAGCACCGGTTTCGAGGATGCCAAACAGCTCGCCGCCCTGATGGATCGGCACATCCTCACCGGCTACCGGCTGTTCCCGGTGCATTACCTGGCCTACGCCGAGTGGGACGAACGCGACGCCGAGCTGAACATTGCCCCGCTCGAGCAGCTGTTCCCCGCCGCCGAAATCCAGCGTGCCCGCGGCGAATGGCAGCGCCGCCTGGATGTCTGCCCGGCCGAGCAACGCCCCTGGCTGATCCGCCAGTACGCCACGCCGGTACGCAACCAGTACCGCATCAAGGCCGGCCTGCCGCTGTGA
- the fabB gene encoding beta-ketoacyl-ACP synthase I, translating into MRRVVITGLGLVSSLGNDQQTVTANLRAGRSGIRFNPAYAEVGMRSQVCGAVPLDMDDLNIDRKVKRFMGDAAAYAYLAMQRAVQDAGLGNNHISHPRTGLIAGSGGASAFNQMEAMDILREKGIARVGPFRVPRTMSNTVSACLATPFRIKGVSYSIASACATSAHCIGHAMEQIRMGRQDIIFAGGGEEEHWSQSYLFDAMGALSSQYNDNPQKASRPYDTRRDGFVIAAGGGIVVVEALEHALKRGAKIYAEIIGYGATSDGYDMVAPSGEGGMRCMQEALAGIDDEIDYLNTHGTSTPVGDLAEMRAIRKVFGRHLPPISSTKSLSGHALGAAGVHEAIYCLLMMQDNFIAASANIDNLDPELTDMPVLREPRHDVRLNTVMSNSFGFGGTNATLVFKRWQGQ; encoded by the coding sequence ATGCGCCGCGTCGTGATTACCGGCCTGGGCCTGGTCTCCAGCCTGGGCAATGACCAGCAAACCGTCACCGCCAACCTGCGCGCCGGCCGCTCGGGCATCCGCTTCAATCCGGCCTATGCCGAAGTCGGCATGCGCAGCCAGGTATGCGGCGCGGTGCCGCTGGACATGGACGACCTCAACATCGACCGCAAGGTCAAACGCTTCATGGGCGATGCCGCCGCCTACGCCTACCTGGCCATGCAGCGCGCGGTGCAGGATGCCGGTCTGGGCAACAACCACATTTCCCACCCGCGCACCGGGCTGATCGCCGGCTCTGGCGGTGCCTCGGCGTTCAACCAGATGGAGGCCATGGACATCCTGCGCGAGAAGGGCATCGCCCGCGTCGGCCCCTTCCGCGTGCCACGCACCATGAGCAACACGGTGTCCGCCTGCCTGGCCACGCCCTTTCGCATCAAGGGCGTCAGCTACTCGATCGCCTCGGCCTGCGCCACCAGCGCGCACTGCATCGGCCACGCCATGGAGCAGATCCGCATGGGCCGGCAGGACATCATCTTCGCTGGCGGCGGCGAGGAGGAGCACTGGAGCCAGAGCTACCTGTTCGATGCCATGGGCGCCCTCTCCAGCCAGTACAACGATAACCCGCAGAAGGCCTCGCGCCCCTACGACACCCGCCGCGACGGTTTCGTCATCGCCGCCGGCGGCGGCATCGTGGTGGTCGAGGCGCTGGAGCATGCGCTCAAGCGCGGGGCGAAGATCTACGCGGAAATCATCGGCTACGGCGCCACCTCGGACGGCTACGACATGGTCGCGCCCAGTGGCGAAGGCGGCATGCGCTGCATGCAGGAAGCCCTGGCCGGGATCGACGACGAGATCGACTACCTGAACACCCACGGCACCTCGACCCCGGTCGGCGACCTGGCCGAGATGCGTGCCATCCGCAAGGTGTTCGGCCGCCACCTGCCACCGATCAGCTCGACCAAGAGCCTGTCCGGCCACGCCCTGGGCGCCGCCGGGGTACACGAGGCGATCTACTGCCTGTTGATGATGCAGGACAACTTCATCGCCGCCTCGGCCAATATCGACAACCTCGACCCCGAGCTGACCGACATGCCGGTGCTGCGCGAACCCCGCCACGACGTGCGCCTGAACACGGTGATGAGCAACAGCTTCGGCTTCGGCGGCACTAACGCCACCCTGGTGTTCAAGCGCTGGCAGGGGCAGTGA
- a CDS encoding SDR family oxidoreductase, protein MTAERQVVLITGAARGIGAAIAERFIDDGFDVILNHRRAQGKGAANLDNLLARAEARGVRAYKALADIAEARDIEQMIKGLQAEGVERINHLVLNAASAPFKGIRELTKHDWKQLFGTSLVGNVAVINGVVPLMPAGGTICAISGVGSHTVLPNYPLGLMKAALENLVRYMEVDLYDKGIRVNGVCGGVVKSEMMPFLAEMWPGMIERLEASGRRWALEPVEIANIVAFLASDRSSAIRGEILMATGGTGLAA, encoded by the coding sequence ATGACTGCAGAACGGCAAGTGGTGCTGATTACCGGCGCGGCGCGTGGCATTGGCGCGGCCATCGCCGAGCGATTCATCGACGATGGTTTCGATGTGATCCTCAACCACCGCAGGGCCCAGGGCAAGGGCGCGGCCAACCTCGACAACCTGCTGGCGCGGGCCGAGGCGCGTGGCGTGCGGGCCTACAAGGCGCTGGCGGATATCGCCGAGGCGCGCGATATCGAGCAGATGATCAAGGGCCTGCAGGCCGAAGGTGTCGAGCGCATCAACCACCTGGTGCTGAACGCCGCCAGCGCGCCGTTCAAGGGTATTCGCGAGCTGACCAAGCACGACTGGAAGCAGCTGTTCGGCACCAGCCTGGTGGGCAACGTGGCGGTGATCAACGGCGTGGTGCCGCTGATGCCGGCCGGCGGCACCATCTGCGCGATCTCCGGGGTTGGCTCGCACACCGTGCTGCCCAACTATCCGCTGGGCCTGATGAAGGCCGCCCTGGAGAACCTGGTGCGCTACATGGAGGTGGATCTGTACGACAAGGGCATCCGCGTCAACGGCGTCTGCGGCGGGGTGGTGAAGAGCGAGATGATGCCGTTCCTGGCGGAGATGTGGCCGGGCATGATCGAGCGCCTGGAAGCTTCCGGCCGGCGCTGGGCGCTGGAACCGGTGGAGATCGCCAATATCGTGGCCTTCCTCGCTTCCGACCGCTCCTCGGCCATCCGCGGGGAAATCCTCATGGCCACCGGCGGTACCGGCCTGGCTGCCTGA
- a CDS encoding FtsX-like permease family protein codes for MSELLYYLANAVIVYALLLVLWTALKRPTSIRYAFANLFRQRRRSGVTLLAIIMGGVAVFIFGGFVQHSFSALREQTIRTNLGHLQLYREGYLASGATNPLHYGIDGYPEIKQMLAEDPELGPMLKTVTGQIEFSGIASHYESETSTFISGVGIEPASSLTLGALDRIILGSDLSRIDGLGATIGSGVARGLAAGYDDSLDLLVVNPSGGQNAMSVTVRGVMESGIKEYDDRSLKLPLKTAQELLETDQVSRIIILLNDTEQTDAALARVQQLIKDKGLKLEVRPWSELAVYYHQVVSLFDGIFFFIKSIVSVIVVFMIGNTLMMNVVERTREIATLRALGLTQREVGRLFILEGIFIGLLGAALSVAVGIGLAELINLNGLPMPPSPGYTKGYLAFILWNENADLFWFTCALAIVTAVLASLIPARRASKLLIAEAFRFV; via the coding sequence ATGAGCGAGCTGCTGTATTACCTGGCCAATGCGGTCATCGTCTACGCCTTGCTGCTGGTGCTGTGGACGGCGCTGAAACGGCCGACCTCGATCCGCTATGCCTTCGCCAACCTGTTCCGCCAGCGTCGCCGTTCCGGCGTAACCCTGCTGGCGATCATCATGGGCGGGGTGGCGGTGTTCATCTTCGGCGGCTTCGTCCAGCACTCCTTCTCGGCGCTGCGCGAGCAGACCATCCGTACCAACCTCGGCCACCTGCAGCTGTACCGCGAGGGCTACCTGGCCAGCGGCGCGACCAACCCGCTGCACTACGGCATCGACGGCTATCCCGAGATCAAGCAGATGCTGGCCGAGGATCCGGAGCTGGGGCCGATGCTCAAGACGGTGACCGGGCAGATCGAGTTCTCCGGGATCGCCTCGCACTACGAGAGCGAGACCTCCACCTTCATCTCCGGGGTCGGCATCGAACCGGCCAGCTCGCTGACCCTGGGGGCCCTCGATCGCATCATCCTCGGCAGCGACCTGTCGCGCATCGACGGCCTTGGCGCCACCATCGGCAGCGGCGTGGCCCGTGGCCTGGCGGCCGGCTACGACGACAGCCTCGACCTGCTGGTGGTCAACCCCAGCGGCGGGCAGAACGCCATGTCGGTGACGGTGCGCGGGGTGATGGAGTCGGGCATCAAGGAGTACGACGACCGTTCGCTCAAGCTGCCGCTGAAGACCGCCCAGGAGCTGCTGGAAACCGACCAGGTCAGCCGCATCATCATCCTGCTCAACGACACCGAGCAGACGGATGCCGCCCTGGCCCGCGTGCAGCAGCTGATCAAGGACAAGGGCCTGAAGCTGGAAGTGCGGCCCTGGTCCGAGCTGGCGGTGTACTACCACCAGGTGGTCAGCCTGTTCGACGGCATCTTCTTCTTCATCAAGTCGATCGTCAGCGTGATCGTGGTGTTCATGATCGGTAACACGCTGATGATGAACGTGGTCGAGCGCACCCGCGAGATCGCCACCCTGCGCGCCCTCGGTCTGACCCAGCGCGAGGTGGGGCGGCTGTTCATCCTCGAAGGCATCTTCATCGGCCTGCTCGGCGCCGCGCTCAGCGTGGCGGTGGGCATCGGCCTGGCCGAGCTGATCAACCTCAATGGCCTGCCGATGCCGCCGTCGCCCGGCTACACCAAGGGCTATCTGGCTTTCATCCTGTGGAACGAGAACGCCGACTTGTTCTGGTTCACCTGCGCCCTGGCCATTGTCACGGCGGTGCTGGCGTCGCTGATCCCGGCCCGGCGGGCGTCGAAACTGCTGATTGCGGAGGCCTTCCGCTTTGTCTGA
- a CDS encoding ABC transporter ATP-binding protein produces MQSDRDATATVTGHEGKRSGLVGACQLPVVRLGRVEKRYGKGEGGVQALQAIDLQIERGDFAALVGQSGSGKSTLLNLIGGIDRPSAGSVHFLGHNLAELNDRELAALRAREIGFIFQFFNLLPVLSVFDNVYYPLMLNGYPKEQARRQVMQALERVGLEKHYLRRPVELSGGQQQRVAIARALVKKPALVIADEPTGNLDSETGRSVLELMQEINRENGTTFIISTHADAVRDVASRVIRIADGRLQDVA; encoded by the coding sequence ATGCAGAGTGATCGCGACGCCACGGCGACGGTGACGGGCCACGAAGGCAAACGCAGCGGCCTGGTCGGTGCCTGCCAGTTGCCGGTGGTGCGCCTGGGCCGGGTGGAGAAACGCTACGGCAAAGGCGAGGGCGGGGTGCAGGCACTGCAGGCCATCGACCTGCAGATCGAGCGTGGCGACTTCGCCGCCCTGGTTGGACAGTCCGGCAGCGGCAAGAGCACGTTGCTCAACCTGATCGGCGGCATCGACCGGCCCAGCGCTGGCAGCGTGCATTTCCTCGGGCACAACCTGGCCGAGCTCAACGACCGCGAGCTGGCGGCGCTGCGGGCGCGGGAAATCGGCTTCATCTTCCAGTTCTTCAACCTGCTGCCGGTGCTCAGCGTGTTCGACAACGTCTACTACCCGCTGATGCTCAACGGCTACCCCAAGGAGCAGGCGCGCCGCCAGGTGATGCAAGCGCTGGAGCGGGTCGGTCTGGAGAAGCATTACCTGCGCCGCCCGGTGGAACTGTCCGGCGGTCAGCAGCAGCGGGTGGCCATCGCCCGCGCGCTGGTGAAGAAGCCGGCGCTGGTGATCGCCGACGAGCCGACCGGCAACCTAGATTCGGAAACCGGGCGCTCGGTGCTGGAGCTGATGCAGGAGATCAACCGCGAGAACGGCACCACTTTCATCATTTCCACCCATGCCGACGCGGTGCGCGATGTGGCCAGCCGGGTGATCCGCATTGCCGACGGGAGGTTGCAGGATGTCGCCTAA